GCTGCCTTATATAATGGCTCCTCTACTGGGTtgttgaataaaaaaatatattttcttattgatGTTGTTGTATAATAACTGCTGAATATGTACCTATTTTGCAGTATCAGTATGCAAATTATAAAAATGACGACTACAACAAAACTGGAAGGGGATCTCTGAAGCTTCAATTGATCAATCAAAGAGCAGATTTTTCTTTTGTACTGTTCTCTGGTGGTATTTCAAATGTATGTCACTAAATGGATACACTGGTAGTTGATTTTTAAGATCCCTCTCTTAGAGTTATCAGAAATAACTATTGTGTATGCTGTCCAGTTCTATGTTATTTTTTAAGCTTCGTGGTGGACTTTATCATAAAGCATTTTGAGTTCATAAATTCCATTTTATCAGAGATTAGCACAAGATTCAAATTTTTAAGTCCACCTGCACATGATTCCTCTTTTTTCAATTAAGTTATACCATTAGGATCTCAtggaatttggatgaaaaatggaCTAGTCTCTGAAATATTATGATCAAATTTTGAAACATCTGTTAGGTAATCATACAATTTTGTCATCATAGAATATAAAGACACTGAATCGTTTTTGTGCAGGCAACAAACAAATTACTAATATTACCCATAGGAGGTAGACATACTAGTctattctcttttttcttttcaatccCAGGCCTGATTATATGtttaatttgatatattttttttcaaccaAGAATGTGCATATTGCCGACTAATGATTCTTTTGGGAATAACAGCCCAAGCTTGTCGCAGTCTCTAACACCATTAGTTTTGCCAATCCGAAGGCCCCTGTTTACCCTCGTCTGGCTCAAGGAAAATCCTGGAACGAAGTAAGCTGCATCTTCTTTGATTTATTCCTTGGATTAGTTCTTTGATTCTATTTGCATGCTCACTTCTTGAAGTTCTAGTTTATTTTACACAAAATTTGAAGTGCTTGCATGAAAAATTGAAAGGCATAAAAGATGTTCTATACAGACATCTTTGATGCGCAAATCTTAAAGAATAAAGCTCAACAATCTCGATAACCCttgcttgtttttatttttcaagaaagCAATCTAACATATGTGCTATTGTGAAATTAATGATTCCCAGTTTAGGTTCTTTATTGAGTATGCTCCTTGAAAAGTTCTTTATTTACTTGGACAagttagtataattcttcctctaATTAATTCCACTATTTAGCATCGCTGTGGTTGCATGGACCTAAATTGTGAAGGGTGCCATAATTACACTAGAAGAGGTAGTACAACATGCCATGCCTGAACTTTGACTGTTTTAGAGGTGATGAGAACTTTTTTGTCAAATTTTCAAATCAAATGAAGTATCACTTGGTAGCCATTGTTTACACAATTTGGCCAAGACTCATAGGAATCAGCTGATGGAGATTTCAgaacaaggtatgcaataccgtaccgtaccggtatttcgaggttggctcggtacggtacggtacctgcGTATCGAGCAGTACACTAGGGCATACCGACCAGTTTATAATATTTCTTCCTTTTACTGTAGTACTACTACAGTGTAACACTGTAGCACattccgtccggtagcgggcgatccacgtaccggtatgtcatcggaccggtatgtaccaccagtaccgggcggtaccattcgaaattgcatatcaTGTTTCAGAAATCTATTAGATACTAGAGGTATGCATGAGAAAAAGGTGATTTTTGTGCATGGATGTGATCCATGATATTAGTCATATAGATAATCTAAAAGAAAGAGAATATGTGAACCAAGGCTTTTAATTTCGTATCGTACTTGCTCAGTACGGTACGTATCGACATACTGAGTAGTACGTcaagcgtaccgagcggtatgcctaaaataggcataaaatCCTCCTAaaacatatgaaaaaaaaaaaaaaagttaggatacgaTTTTTAAGtcagaaataaatatacatttagtatagttttagcaaaactaatgtaaattaggtaagaatagtgccacatatctttttcgggctttgagaagtagccttgtgcaaggttcgcaattttgATTTGTTCTGGATCATCAAATCGTTGCTTTATTGAGTTTATAagagtgaaaatatgagaataagagagagattacaagtaaaaatgagtttgagggagtttaagagagtatgaaagTGAAATGGTTGAAAAAGGGTGAAGGAAAGGGCTTAAAAACCTTTTATGAtgcctccaacggtcaaattgaccgtttgaaAATCGATATAAATCAGTAACGATCGGTTTCGACCATTATCGTCCGGTATAGGCGATACAGGGCCAAGATTTTGGTACCACCTAGTAGCGAGTGGTCCGCGTGCCGATAGGTTGATagactggtatgtaccacccgtatCAGGCTGTCCGGtaggaaattaaaaaccttgttaTGAACTTATAATGTGTTTATGCATTCAGATCCAAATAAGCATGTGAGATGTAATTGGTTATTTAGAGAGGAAGTTGTAAGTTCAATCAGTTGCTTTGGTCCATTTGATTAAATGCTTGCAACCGAGTCAGATTGAAGGACAGTTGTCCACATTGTGCAAACAAGACAAAACTAGAAGAATTTATCAATTTTGCTTATTGTGAAAACAAGACAAAAAATTTGAAGAAAAGGACAAATTTCACATTGTGCAGGAAGGACAAGTTGGGTATGCTTTGGACTACTTTCTGATAGTAAGGTGGTAGTTCATTTTAACATTGCCTTCATTTTTTATCCATTTGTTGTTGCATGCAgctattatatttttttgttcaGAATCTGACTTGGTGGACATGAAACCAGATGGCTGTTACTTGGACAAGTGGATATAGTACAGAAGAGGCAGTACCTTTTGTTGAGTGGGGTGAACTAGGAGGACCCCAAATTCGTTCAGCGGCTGGGACTTTAACCTTCAGGAGAGCCCACATGTGTGGTAAGCTTTGTTCCCCTCGCTTCCTCCCTCCCTTCATCTTTTATATGTAAGAATTAAGAACTTTATACTTGTCATGCCAGTATCTGATGTTAgttttattgtaaaagaaaaagtaggaaactTCATTATTCTGTGTGTATATCAGTGCTTCGAAACTGGAGAAGGATGAATATGGCCAACATGGAATGTGCGACTAGCAGAGCACCTTGCATTTCCTGTGTGTATCTGATGTTAgttttattgtaaaagaaaaagtaggaaactTCATTATTCTGTGTGTGTATATCAGTGCTTCCAAACTGGAGAAGGATGAATATGGCCAACATGGAATGTGCGACTAGCAGAGCACCTTGCATTTCCTTTAGCAAATGATCACTTAGCAAGAAAGAGTATGACAGAAACACTAGAAAGTCACATATGTAAGATCGAGAATCAATAGTTTCAGAATGTTGTGCACTAGAAACCATGCCGGCATACTGTACCATTCTTTGAATGGTACAGTATACCAGTGCGCTAGAAACCATATTGGCATACTGTGCCATTCTGTCAGTGGACCGTAGATGGGATGCACTGGTATTTGAGTTTTTTGGCAAAACACCATCTGCCATCCAGCATCTTGTGAGGGACAATGGTTTCCTAGAGCATTGTAGTTAAGTTACTAACACTCAGACCACCTTTCTCGGCTTCCACTCTGTTGAGAAGCTTTTATACAATTGTCCATCTTTTTGTCATGCAATTGTTTGTTACTTGTTCTTGGGGTCAATTCTTATTGTAATTTGAACTTTTCTAATAATTGTTTGCAGATTCACCTGCACGAACTGTGGGATGGCGTGATCCTGGTTTCATCCACACAAGTTTTCTGAAGGACTTGTGGCCTAATTTATTGTATGCTCTCCCAAATGATGCTTTGAGAATGTCATTCTCTGATTCAGCAGGATGAATGTTTTTGGCCATTGTCATCTAACTGGTTTCCATTCATCAATCAGTTCTCAAATTAGTCTTCACGTATTCTTACACATTGTTGCAGGTATACCTACAAGCTTGGTCATAGATTGTACAATGGCTCTTATATATGGAGTCAGTCATACACCTTCAGAGCATCTCCTTACCCTGGACAAGATTCTTTACAGCGTGTTGTCATTTTTGGTGATATGGGAAAGGtaactattttttatttcatacGTGATTTCAGAAATTGAAATTTGACTTCCATTTGTATGAGATAAAGCTAGTGTTTATGTTCTGATGCATTATATTTTCATCATCTCATAAGATTTCTAATACAGCTCCATGTATTGAGTTGCTAAGTGTTATTGTTTTGAttgcttatgtctttcttttgttggAAGGTAAAGAATACTACCCTAATGATGATTGAAATGTGTGGTAATTCTCATGATGACTTGTATCCTAAGAAAACTCATTTACTTTCATACCGTAGGAAGGAGTTGTGAGAATTCTtcatttcttttcattttatctGTGCTTTTAAACTTCTTCAGAAGGAATGACCCTCAAAAGTGTCTTTGGAGAAAGGCAAAATGAAAATTGAATGAATAACCCTCAATGTAGGATCTTGGGAGGGTTTAAACCAAAACAATGTCATCAGTTAAAACAATATTAGCTAGCTATCCACCTAATATCATTTAAGTTCTTGTCAATTAtaacaatatcatcaacaaataaaaTATACCAAGGAAGTCTATCTGATAGACTCTATCATGTATATGACTCGTAAGTTCATCTATTTTATTACCAATATGAAAAGGTAAGGACTCAATATGAATCCTCGATATAGTCCCATATAAATAAGAAATTTACTAGACACACTGTATTTTTTAAAGGAATGACTATACTATCATGCATATACTTTGTAacataaattattaatttcttttttaaaacCCTCCACAATAATCTCTATGAACATCATCATAAGTCTtctctaaatcaataaaaatcatatgcaattctttcttcttttctctttaaTTTTCCATTGATTGTCTTAGTAAGTAAATAACTTTTGTTGTTCATCTTCTATGGAGAGAATCAGAGGTAGTATTGAGAGGATGATAGTAAAAGAATCAGATGGAGAAACAGGGAAGAGACGAATGAACTGTACAAGAGAGAGAAGGAATTCCAAAACATGACACTCAAGTATTTTTTGTGTGTTATCTCTCAGATAGAGTTTTTGGTTGTTCTATATATGCAAGTTCGTTGATTGAAGAAACCCAGTGGTGATTGTTggtggaacataaaatttgaaCTACCTCTGACTATCTCTCCATCTCCTTCCTTTTcattttaattatctcttccaTCTTGGCTATTACATGATCATGAGATATGACAGTTCTACACTGTCAACGGCCTATATACAACCCTCCACCTTCTGGTTGCAGCTCCAGTCCTCTCCCTTATATGTGAATTGAGATGCCAATACACAATCtgattagagtttttttttttcttccatttatTGGCCCAGAAGTCAAATCAAGGTAAAATCATGAATATGATAGTTAATGTTGGCAAGGAAATAATTGTTCAATGTACTAATCTCATTAAAATTGCTTCGAGTAATTCTTTGACAGATCATGTGATAGGTGAGAGTATGCAATCTCAAAACAGACGTGAAAGCAATTGTAAAGTTTATAATGTAATTTTGCTTATTACTATTACAATAATGTATTCAGGCAGAGGCAGACGGTTCCAACGAGTATAACAATTACCAGCCAGGCTCACTTAATACTACATACCAGCTTATCAAGGACTTAAAGAATATTGACATAGTTTTCCATATTGGGGACCTATCTTATGCAAATGGTTATCTGTCACAATGGGATCAATTTACGGCACAAGTGGAACCAATTGCTTCAACTGTGCCTTATATGGTCGGAAGGTTAGTTCTATTGATGTAAGCAATCCAATATAACTAATATGATAGTCATTTTCCCAGAATATAATCCTCTTATACTCCTCTTTTGCAGTGGTAACCACGAACGAGATTGGCCTGGGACTGGATCCTTCTACGCCAATATGGATTCTGGTGGAGAATGTGGAGTCTTAGCGGAAACAATGTTTTATGTTCCTGCTGAAAATAGGCAAAAGTTCTGGTATATGACTTCAGAAAAGCAACTAAGTTTGGTTGTTTGAATACGTTGTTTCTTTTACAGGATAACTTTTAATAATATGACTGTCTATAAGCATTATATAATATTTGATCAGATTGAAATTAGAACAACTAGACAAATCATTCTGGATCTAACTGCTGTAATACTTGATTGTTGTACTGGTTATTTTTTCCCTCCTTCCTATTACTTGCATATAAGGAAACAACCAATTCTTCTACATTGTTTTTGTTAAAAACTTATAAATATTGCCCATATCTTATTATTGTGGATGTCATTTTCTTCCTTCCATGCATATCTTTTGATGGTTGCACTGTGAATTGTGCTATAAGGCATTCATCAAATTGAGTTAACGTATCAATGGATTCATAATTATTTACTGTTTTTGGATCACTTAAAAAATGGCATGTTAATTGCTGTTTGGTTTATACTTTATGGCTTTCTGGTTGTGTTGTTTATTCATTTAAGCATGTGATTTGTCAGTTGTATAAACTTTGATATTATAATACTTCCCAGGTACAAAACAGATTTTGGCATGTTCCGCTTCTGTATAGTTGATACTGAGCATGATTGGAGACCGGGAACAGAACAATATAAATTTATTGAGCACTGTCTGTCAACAGCAGACAGGGAAAAACAGCCATGGCTGATCTTTCTCGCACATAGGGTGCTTGGTTATTCTTCTGGTGAATTTTATGGTATTGAAGGAACCTTCGAGGAGCCAATGGGGAGAGATAGCCTTCAAGAACTCTGGCAAAAGTATAAGGTTGACATTGCCTTGTATGGTCATGTCCATAACTATGAGAGAACATGCCCAATTTACCAGGTAAATATGTTAAACGAATTTTCTTGAACTGGTTGTGACTTGATTCCGCATGCAATGTTGGTTTGATAGTTGATAGTCTGAACTATCAAGGATGTTATTGTTTGATTGAGTTGATACCCTTCTTTTTGAATACATGATTCTTATCTTGGTTACAGAGTACATGTGTCCGTGAAGCTGCACACCATTACACTGGTCCTTTTGAAGCAACCACCCATGTTGTTGTTGGAGGTGGAGGTTCCAGCCTTGCTAAATTTACCCCTCTCCGGA
Above is a genomic segment from Musa acuminata AAA Group cultivar baxijiao chromosome BXJ3-4, Cavendish_Baxijiao_AAA, whole genome shotgun sequence containing:
- the LOC135581511 gene encoding probable inactive purple acid phosphatase 27, giving the protein MRSHGLILLAIVLALYCCSTTGHNGEQPLSKIAIHKTTLATTVAARIRASPLVLGLQGQTSKWVTVKFSHPNPSNDDWVGVFSPANFSATTCEKENFREYEPLLCTAPIKYQYANYKNDDYNKTGRGSLKLQLINQRADFSFVLFSGGISNPKLVAVSNTISFANPKAPVYPRLAQGKSWNEMAVTWTSGYSTEEAVPFVEWGELGGPQIRSAAGTLTFRRAHMCDSPARTVGWRDPGFIHTSFLKDLWPNLLYTYKLGHRLYNGSYIWSQSYTFRASPYPGQDSLQRVVIFGDMGKAEADGSNEYNNYQPGSLNTTYQLIKDLKNIDIVFHIGDLSYANGYLSQWDQFTAQVEPIASTVPYMVGSGNHERDWPGTGSFYANMDSGGECGVLAETMFYVPAENRQKFWYKTDFGMFRFCIVDTEHDWRPGTEQYKFIEHCLSTADREKQPWLIFLAHRVLGYSSGEFYGIEGTFEEPMGRDSLQELWQKYKVDIALYGHVHNYERTCPIYQSTCVREAAHHYTGPFEATTHVVVGGGGSSLAKFTPLRTRWSYYQDYDFGFVKLTAFNQSTLLLEYKKSRDGLVYDYFTITRDYRDILDCSVDSCSKTSMSS